In one Pseudoclavibacter sp. Marseille-Q3772 genomic region, the following are encoded:
- the nrdF gene encoding class 1b ribonucleoside-diphosphate reductase subunit beta, whose amino-acid sequence MTLTDITRPITEISVTPPGYRHDPAARLRPINWNRVGDDKDLEVWNRLTANFWLPEKVPLSNDLAAWQKLTQEERTLTMRVFTGLTMLDTVQATVGEICQIQDARTEHEEAVYTNIAFMQSVHARSYSSVFSTLTSTPEIDDAYRWAVANDLLQERCKRVLAHYYGDDPLKRKVSSTLLSSLLLYAGFYLPLHFSVHATLTNTADMIRLILRDKAVHGYYSGYKYQRGLETHTLAEQEHMREFTYALLEELYELELAYSGELYEPLGLMDDVAVFVRYNANKALMNLGYPARFTPEETEVNPEILAALAPGADENHDFFSGSGSSYIIGKAVDTSDDDWDF is encoded by the coding sequence ATGACCCTCACCGATATCACCCGCCCGATCACCGAGATCTCCGTCACCCCGCCCGGCTATCGGCACGACCCGGCAGCCCGCCTACGGCCCATCAACTGGAACCGCGTCGGCGACGACAAAGACCTCGAAGTTTGGAACCGCCTCACTGCGAACTTCTGGCTGCCGGAGAAGGTGCCGCTCTCCAACGATCTCGCCGCCTGGCAGAAACTCACCCAGGAGGAACGCACGCTGACCATGCGCGTGTTCACCGGGCTCACCATGCTTGACACCGTGCAGGCCACCGTTGGGGAGATCTGCCAGATCCAGGATGCCCGCACCGAACATGAGGAGGCCGTGTACACAAATATCGCGTTCATGCAGTCCGTGCACGCCCGCTCCTACTCGTCTGTGTTTTCCACGCTCACCTCGACCCCCGAAATCGACGACGCCTACCGGTGGGCCGTCGCGAACGACCTTCTTCAGGAGCGGTGTAAGAGGGTGCTCGCGCACTACTACGGGGATGATCCGCTCAAGCGGAAGGTCTCCTCGACGCTGCTGTCCTCGCTGCTGCTGTACGCGGGGTTCTACCTGCCGCTGCACTTCTCCGTGCACGCCACGCTCACTAACACCGCCGACATGATCCGGCTCATCCTCCGCGACAAGGCCGTGCACGGCTACTACTCCGGCTACAAATACCAGCGCGGCCTCGAAACCCACACCCTCGCCGAACAAGAGCACATGCGCGAGTTCACCTATGCGCTCCTCGAAGAGCTCTACGAACTCGAACTGGCCTACTCCGGTGAGCTCTACGAGCCGCTCGGACTCATGGACGACGTCGCCGTGTTCGTCCGCTACAACGCGAACAAAGCACTCATGAACCTCGGCTACCCTGCCCGCTTCACGCCAGAAGAGACCGAAGTCAACCCGGAGATCCTCGCGGCTCTCGCACCCGGCGCGGACGAGAACCATGACTTCTTCTCTGGTTCTGGGTCCAGCTACATCATCGGCAAAGCAGTAGATACCAGTGACGATGACTGGGACTTCTGA
- a CDS encoding NADPH-dependent FMN reductase, whose translation MTKNINVIIGSLRRGSYARKIAHNAIDYFPEGYKASILEIRDLPLYDFDYDDPEVADVRVPEEYTAFREAIKASDGILFVTPENNRTIPACLKNAIDIGSKPNGDVAWKNLPAGIISHSVGRMGGYSSQKNLRLALSYFDMPTPGQPEVFLAQSPTLFDEEDRLNEGTAQFLQDYVDRFVGIIDRQLEASGNG comes from the coding sequence ATGACAAAGAACATCAACGTAATCATCGGGAGCCTACGCCGGGGCTCTTACGCGCGCAAGATCGCCCACAACGCCATCGACTACTTCCCCGAAGGTTACAAAGCAAGCATCCTTGAGATCCGTGACCTCCCTCTGTACGACTTCGATTACGACGACCCCGAAGTTGCCGACGTGCGAGTCCCAGAGGAGTACACGGCATTTCGAGAGGCAATCAAGGCTTCCGATGGCATCCTGTTCGTCACGCCAGAGAACAATCGCACCATTCCCGCATGCCTCAAGAACGCCATCGACATCGGTTCCAAACCCAATGGAGATGTCGCATGGAAGAACCTACCAGCCGGCATCATTAGCCACTCGGTGGGCCGCATGGGCGGCTACAGCTCACAGAAGAACCTTCGCCTCGCCTTGTCATACTTCGACATGCCGACGCCGGGCCAACCAGAGGTGTTTCTCGCGCAATCACCCACCCTTTTCGATGAAGAGGATCGGCTCAATGAAGGCACTGCGCAGTTCCTCCAAGACTACGTAGATCGCTTCGTCGGCATCATCGACAGACAGCTCGAAGCAAGCGGCAACGGGTGA
- a CDS encoding IS3 family transposase (programmed frameshift) — MTNSRKRHTPEQVVRKLGQADRMLTDGQDVAAVCRELGVSEQTYYRWRNQYGGLKADDAKRLKELEKQNATLKRLLAEAELEKAALKELAGGKLLSPDRRRAAVDHLKRKLRVSERMACRLVGLSRSAYRRPLKGDTVTDPDRALREWLRAWAKDHPRYGYRRAYHDARAEGWVVNHKKIQRLWRDEGLRVPQRRRRKRVGSSTVDAPTADAPNVVWAVDFQFDADEHGRLIKICSIVDEHTRECIGGLVERSITADRLTAHLEDLVAARGAPAVLRSDNGPEFISEAMADWAGTRTGLSYIPPGSPWRNGYVESFNSRIRDECLNINSFYSLLHAQVIIGDWKDEYNHHRRHSSLGYLTPAEYARQCTHQMETDDSQNVRTE, encoded by the exons ATGACGAACAGCAGGAAGCGTCACACCCCGGAGCAGGTCGTCCGTAAGCTCGGGCAGGCCGACAGGATGCTCACCGATGGTCAGGACGTCGCGGCGGTGTGCCGGGAGCTGGGGGTGTCCGAGCAGACGTACTACCGGTGGCGGAACCAGTACGGCGGCCTCAAGGCCGACGACGCAAAGCGTCTGAAGGAGTTGGAGAAGCAGAACGCGACCCTGAAGCGTCTGCTCGCGGAAGCGGAGCTGGAGAAGGCCGCGCTCAAGGAGCTGGCTG GAGGGAAACTTCTAAGCCCGGACAGGCGCCGCGCCGCCGTCGATCACCTCAAGCGCAAGTTGCGGGTGAGCGAACGGATGGCGTGCCGTCTGGTCGGGCTGAGCCGCTCCGCGTACCGGCGACCGCTCAAGGGCGACACGGTCACGGACCCGGATCGGGCGCTCAGGGAGTGGCTGCGCGCCTGGGCGAAGGACCATCCCCGCTACGGGTATCGGCGGGCGTATCACGACGCCCGCGCCGAGGGGTGGGTGGTGAACCACAAGAAGATCCAACGCCTGTGGCGTGACGAAGGGCTCCGGGTCCCGCAGCGGCGTCGACGCAAGCGCGTCGGGTCCTCGACCGTCGACGCGCCGACGGCGGACGCGCCGAACGTGGTGTGGGCGGTGGACTTCCAGTTCGACGCCGACGAGCACGGACGATTGATCAAGATCTGCTCGATCGTCGACGAACACACCCGGGAGTGCATCGGCGGCCTCGTGGAGCGCTCGATTACCGCCGACCGACTCACCGCCCACCTCGAGGACCTCGTCGCCGCCCGGGGCGCCCCGGCGGTGCTCAGGTCGGACAACGGGCCGGAGTTCATCAGCGAGGCGATGGCCGACTGGGCTGGCACCCGCACCGGCCTGTCCTACATCCCTCCGGGCTCGCCGTGGCGCAACGGGTACGTCGAGTCGTTCAACAGCCGGATCCGCGACGAGTGCCTCAACATCAACAGCTTCTACTCGCTGCTGCACGCACAGGTCATCATCGGCGACTGGAAGGACGAGTACAACCACCACCGCCGGCACTCCTCGCTCGGCTACCTAACCCCAGCCGAGTACGCTCGGCAGTGCACCCATCAAATGGAAACCGACGACTCACAGAACGTCCGGACCGAATGA
- a CDS encoding DEAD/DEAH box helicase, with protein MTALPDLIPTLNDSDAAFDENQVFEAFLTWTSERGIELYPAQEEAVMHLVDGANVILATPTGSGKSLVAIAAHALAVAAGKRTYYTAPIKALVSEKFFALVDIFGAERVGMVTGDSSVNPDAPIVCCTAEILANLALREGAAAEVDQVVMDEFHYYGDPQRGWAWQVPLLLLPRAQFLLMSATLGDTTALAEDLTRRTGRPTELVAGATRPVPLSFRYVATPVHETVETLLDEGEAPIYIVHFSQAAAVERAQALSSIKVATREQRDEIARTIGEFRFSTSFGKSLSRLLRQGIGVHHAGMLPRYRRLVEVLAQRGLLRVICGTDTLGVGINVPIRSVLITALSKFDGQRMRHLSAREFHQIAGRAGRAGFDVHGTVVVEAPEHVIEYEHALNKAAGDPKKQRKITRKQPSKGFVNWTEKTFERLTEAQPETLTSHMHITSAMLLNVVARGGDVFEHVRQLCFDNHEPRARQRQLALRALEIGRTLIDAGIVQVDREHPHPETGRPQLRLTFELQPNFALNQPLSPFAVAMLDVVDPEDTLGVVSVVEATLDDPRPVLRSQEFKAKGEAANSMKLDGIDYAERMEKLEEITYPKPLEELLEQCYEDYATANPWVRDFDLAPKSVVRDMYERGLSFGEYVAYYDLARSEGVVLRYLSDAYRALRHTVPTEQCTEELDDLIEWLGELLRQVDSSLVDEWESLTAPTEHEDEVVPPAPASVVTNERAFRVLVRNELWRRVHLSALERDDDLIALGDDVDWPEILDRFYEQYDHIEIDGEARSPQYCQIDQRRAKDGFWDVEQTIVDSERVFDWRVRATVDLTASAEQGEAVVTVTEVVQL; from the coding sequence ATGACTGCTTTGCCCGACCTCATCCCAACCCTGAACGATAGCGACGCCGCGTTCGACGAGAACCAGGTGTTTGAAGCGTTCCTCACATGGACGAGCGAACGCGGCATCGAGCTCTACCCGGCGCAAGAAGAAGCCGTTATGCACCTCGTTGACGGTGCGAATGTGATCCTTGCCACCCCAACCGGCAGCGGGAAGTCACTCGTCGCGATCGCCGCCCACGCGCTCGCGGTCGCTGCGGGGAAGCGCACCTACTACACCGCGCCGATCAAAGCCTTGGTGAGCGAGAAGTTCTTTGCCCTAGTCGACATTTTTGGTGCCGAACGTGTCGGCATGGTCACCGGTGACAGCTCGGTGAACCCGGATGCGCCGATCGTGTGCTGCACCGCAGAGATCCTCGCGAATCTTGCGCTACGAGAGGGCGCAGCAGCCGAAGTAGATCAAGTCGTCATGGATGAGTTTCACTATTACGGTGACCCACAACGAGGTTGGGCATGGCAGGTGCCGCTTTTGCTATTACCAAGAGCCCAGTTTTTGCTGATGAGCGCAACGCTGGGCGACACCACGGCACTCGCCGAAGATCTCACGCGCAGAACCGGCCGCCCAACCGAACTCGTGGCAGGGGCGACCAGACCGGTACCGCTCAGTTTTCGCTACGTCGCCACACCGGTGCACGAAACGGTCGAAACGCTCTTGGATGAAGGTGAAGCGCCGATCTATATCGTTCACTTCTCGCAGGCGGCCGCCGTCGAGCGAGCCCAGGCACTTTCGAGCATCAAGGTGGCAACACGCGAACAGCGTGATGAAATCGCGCGAACGATCGGCGAGTTTCGGTTCTCCACATCGTTCGGAAAGTCGCTCTCGCGCCTGCTTCGGCAGGGTATCGGCGTACACCACGCGGGGATGCTGCCGAGATACCGCAGGCTTGTCGAAGTGCTCGCGCAGCGCGGCCTGCTTCGGGTGATCTGCGGTACCGACACCCTCGGAGTCGGAATCAATGTCCCCATCCGTTCGGTACTCATCACCGCGCTATCCAAATTCGATGGGCAGCGGATGCGGCATTTGAGCGCCCGGGAGTTCCACCAGATTGCTGGTCGTGCCGGTCGCGCTGGCTTCGATGTGCACGGCACCGTGGTGGTGGAAGCACCCGAGCACGTTATCGAATACGAACACGCACTCAATAAGGCAGCCGGAGACCCGAAGAAACAGCGCAAGATCACGCGGAAGCAACCATCCAAAGGGTTCGTCAACTGGACCGAAAAAACGTTTGAGCGGCTCACCGAAGCACAACCGGAAACCCTCACCAGCCACATGCACATCACCTCGGCGATGCTGCTGAACGTGGTCGCGCGTGGGGGAGACGTGTTTGAACACGTCCGGCAGTTGTGCTTCGACAATCACGAACCCCGGGCCCGGCAGCGACAGTTGGCGCTACGGGCGTTGGAGATTGGCCGCACCCTCATCGATGCCGGCATCGTGCAGGTTGATCGCGAACACCCGCATCCAGAAACCGGCCGTCCGCAGCTCCGGCTCACCTTCGAGCTCCAACCGAATTTCGCACTCAACCAACCACTATCGCCATTTGCGGTAGCCATGCTCGACGTGGTGGACCCGGAAGACACCCTCGGTGTGGTCAGCGTCGTGGAAGCAACGCTGGATGATCCGCGACCGGTGCTTCGAAGCCAGGAGTTCAAAGCGAAGGGTGAGGCCGCAAACTCCATGAAACTCGACGGCATTGACTACGCCGAGCGAATGGAAAAGCTTGAGGAAATCACTTACCCCAAACCGCTCGAAGAGCTGCTCGAACAGTGCTACGAAGACTACGCCACCGCAAACCCGTGGGTGAGAGACTTCGACCTCGCCCCGAAATCGGTGGTTCGCGACATGTACGAGCGTGGGCTCTCGTTTGGCGAGTACGTTGCCTATTACGATCTCGCGCGCTCCGAAGGGGTTGTGCTGCGATACCTATCGGATGCCTATCGTGCGCTTCGGCACACCGTTCCGACCGAGCAGTGCACCGAGGAACTCGACGACCTCATCGAATGGCTCGGCGAACTATTGCGCCAGGTCGATTCCAGCCTCGTTGATGAATGGGAATCTTTGACTGCTCCTACGGAACACGAGGACGAGGTGGTACCGCCGGCACCCGCGAGCGTGGTGACCAACGAGCGTGCCTTCCGTGTGCTGGTGCGAAACGAGCTGTGGCGTCGGGTGCATCTGTCGGCGCTCGAACGCGACGACGATCTCATTGCGCTGGGTGACGATGTCGACTGGCCGGAGATACTGGATCGTTTCTATGAGCAATACGATCACATCGAGATCGATGGGGAGGCAAGGTCCCCGCAGTACTGCCAGATCGACCAGCGTCGCGCGAAGGACGGGTTCTGGGATGTGGAACAGACCATTGTGGACTCCGAACGCGTCTTCGACTGGCGCGTCCGCGCGACCGTCGACCTAACCGCATCCGCTGAACAGGGCGAAGCCGTCGTGACGGTTACCGAGGTGGTACAGCTCTAA
- a CDS encoding carbon-nitrogen hydrolase family protein: MARKIRIAALQAAPIAIDDNTDALRTQVRDVVATHAPDLIVFPELHCFGADHDDLEVQNARLRASAISLDEARARYSAIAREAGVWLLPGTICERSDGPDPYNTALLFAPDGHIHASYRKVFPWRPSEPYTPGTEFVVADLPGFGRVGLSICYDAWFPEVTRHLAWMGAEVVLNVVKTTTPDRPLEQVLARANSIVNQNFTVSVNVAGPIGMGGSIVVGPEGEVIAQADSPDEQVLVVELDLDEVARVRDVGSMNSVTPWKHFAENDQAIPLPMFNGYIDPTQWRPGAGA, translated from the coding sequence GTGGCACGCAAGATTCGGATTGCTGCATTGCAAGCGGCACCGATTGCAATTGACGACAACACCGATGCGTTGCGTACGCAGGTTCGCGATGTCGTCGCGACGCATGCGCCAGATCTGATCGTTTTCCCGGAGCTGCACTGTTTCGGTGCCGATCACGATGACCTTGAAGTACAGAACGCACGATTGCGTGCATCCGCCATCAGCCTGGATGAGGCAAGGGCACGGTACAGTGCGATCGCGCGCGAGGCCGGTGTGTGGCTGCTGCCGGGCACGATTTGCGAACGCAGTGACGGGCCAGACCCCTACAACACGGCGCTGCTCTTTGCCCCGGACGGCCACATCCACGCTAGCTATCGCAAAGTATTCCCGTGGCGACCGAGCGAGCCATACACACCGGGAACGGAATTCGTGGTCGCAGATCTCCCCGGATTTGGTCGAGTCGGGCTGTCGATCTGCTATGACGCCTGGTTCCCTGAGGTCACTCGGCATCTCGCGTGGATGGGGGCCGAAGTGGTGCTCAATGTCGTAAAGACCACCACCCCTGACCGACCGCTCGAGCAGGTATTGGCGAGGGCGAACTCAATCGTCAACCAGAACTTCACGGTGAGCGTAAACGTCGCCGGTCCGATCGGGATGGGTGGGTCGATCGTCGTCGGCCCCGAAGGTGAGGTCATCGCGCAGGCAGATAGTCCGGATGAACAGGTGCTGGTCGTAGAACTCGACCTGGACGAGGTGGCGCGCGTGCGTGACGTGGGTTCGATGAACTCTGTCACGCCCTGGAAACATTTCGCCGAGAACGACCAGGCCATCCCGTTGCCGATGTTCAACGGCTACATCGACCCCACCCAGTGGCGACCCGGCGCCGGGGCATAG
- the smc gene encoding chromosome segregation protein SMC, producing the protein MHLKRLTLKGFKSFAKPTTLEFEPGVTCVVGPNGSGKSNVVDALAWVMGEQGAKSLRGGKMEDVIFAGTATRGPLGRAEVTLTIDNSDGALPIDYSEVTIQRTLFRTGGSEYAINGEPVRLLDVQELLSDSGLGREMHVIVGQGRLDTVLRATPEERRGFIEEAAGVLKHRRRKEKTVRKLDGMEQNLQRLRDLVTEVRRQLKPLGRQAEVAKRAQEIAAVARDAKARLMADDVQRLRDELRAAGSTEQARSTERLVLSEKLERAVLQIKSLEQAQRSDAVDAARRVAFDLDSVRERLQNFHLLVAQRESLLEARLQEPAYSVTVSAQAIAEIETQVQELETRTAQQQAGWQEASGTTVRAREALDELDREIAAQSALLSKHDLRTTELQGKADAAASRLAAVRGEVLRSENARRSASSRLETAEAELAEAGDQASVGEADSHGLDERYETAQQQVTAVSAKVDELRERDHELRRERDSLEARASALALAAEIDDGAGALLGSDTAGVRGRFSDLIRVEPGFERAIAAALGVWADAVVADSAARALSLAERADEFGKLHLITDFTEPTPTDGFELPDVPDIRRAADVVTTDGLMAEFLQRCVIIPELGDAQSLSQLLQQLPPGTRIVTHRGDVVDAGTLTTGGDNERGGASRIELMAERERALHELAEVEGQLARVSGELADARGELQVVKQHAADALAALRAFDTELANRREMLNRAKSKVESATAELARADKSLAAAVANVDDAAARADTAKHELEVHRSQPRPMLDASRRDELVAALEGAREAEVEARLQVETLRERLRAEQLRAQDLRRQREAEQEAAELAARETVLRRRELERTREILQRIPPLAEAIATSAELAQRELHERQQERAQQDAQLRTLREQEQDLRTRLTKITEDVHHLELQIYERKLQLSNLLERAASELSLTEAVLLAEYGPRATVSDRDDAPDADADADAGEHADAQPAPQVFDREEQERRLAAAERDLQRLGRVNPLALEEFAALEQRHTYLQEQLDDLTQTRADLVRIVNDIDTRMREVFAAAFADTREAFHEVFPVLFPGGSGDISLTNPDDMLTTGIEVAVKPAGKKIDKLSLLSGGERSLAAVALLVAIFKARPSPFYIMDEVEAALDDANLGRLLDVFENLRDSSQLIIITHQKRTMEIADALYGVSMHRDGVSTVVGQRVRDLTAGE; encoded by the coding sequence ATGCATTTGAAGCGCCTGACACTCAAGGGCTTCAAATCGTTCGCAAAACCGACCACTTTGGAGTTTGAACCCGGCGTTACCTGCGTGGTCGGGCCAAACGGATCGGGTAAATCGAACGTGGTCGATGCCCTCGCGTGGGTGATGGGTGAACAGGGCGCGAAATCGCTTCGCGGCGGCAAAATGGAAGATGTCATTTTTGCTGGCACCGCAACGCGCGGGCCGCTTGGCCGCGCAGAGGTGACGCTCACGATCGACAATAGCGACGGCGCGCTGCCAATCGACTATTCCGAGGTGACGATCCAGCGCACACTGTTCCGTACCGGTGGCAGCGAGTATGCGATCAACGGTGAGCCGGTTCGACTACTGGATGTGCAGGAGCTGCTGAGCGACTCAGGCCTCGGTCGTGAGATGCATGTCATTGTCGGGCAGGGCCGGTTGGATACGGTCCTTCGGGCAACGCCGGAGGAAAGACGCGGCTTCATCGAAGAAGCTGCCGGAGTGCTCAAGCATCGCCGCCGAAAAGAAAAGACTGTCCGCAAACTCGACGGCATGGAGCAGAACCTGCAGCGGCTGCGAGATCTGGTAACCGAGGTGCGTCGCCAACTGAAACCGCTAGGACGCCAGGCAGAAGTTGCCAAGCGTGCCCAGGAGATCGCCGCGGTGGCTCGCGACGCAAAGGCACGGCTAATGGCCGATGATGTGCAGCGGCTGCGGGATGAGTTGCGTGCGGCGGGGTCCACCGAGCAAGCCCGCAGCACAGAACGCCTGGTGCTGAGTGAGAAGCTCGAACGAGCGGTACTGCAAATCAAGTCGCTCGAGCAGGCGCAGCGTTCGGATGCGGTGGATGCAGCGCGGCGCGTCGCCTTCGACCTCGATAGCGTGCGCGAGCGGCTACAGAACTTCCATCTGCTCGTCGCTCAACGTGAGTCACTGCTCGAGGCGCGGCTGCAAGAGCCGGCGTATTCGGTCACCGTTTCAGCACAGGCAATCGCCGAGATCGAAACGCAGGTGCAAGAGCTCGAAACACGAACAGCGCAGCAACAAGCTGGCTGGCAGGAGGCGAGTGGTACGACGGTCCGTGCTCGCGAAGCGCTCGATGAGCTTGACCGCGAGATCGCAGCACAATCAGCGCTACTGTCCAAACACGATCTGCGAACCACCGAGTTGCAGGGAAAGGCGGATGCGGCTGCGAGCCGTCTGGCGGCGGTGCGCGGGGAAGTCTTGCGCAGCGAGAACGCGAGGCGCTCCGCATCCTCGCGTCTGGAAACTGCCGAAGCCGAATTGGCTGAGGCGGGCGATCAAGCCAGTGTCGGCGAAGCTGATTCACACGGACTCGATGAACGGTATGAAACCGCTCAGCAGCAGGTGACAGCGGTGAGCGCGAAGGTGGACGAGCTGCGGGAACGCGACCACGAGCTGCGCCGTGAGCGAGATTCGCTCGAGGCCCGTGCATCCGCGCTTGCGCTGGCCGCAGAGATTGATGATGGTGCCGGCGCGCTGCTCGGTAGCGATACTGCCGGGGTGCGGGGTCGGTTCAGCGACCTGATCCGAGTGGAACCGGGATTCGAGCGGGCGATCGCTGCGGCGCTTGGAGTCTGGGCGGATGCGGTCGTGGCAGACAGTGCCGCCCGGGCGCTGAGCCTTGCCGAGCGGGCAGATGAGTTCGGCAAGCTGCATCTCATTACCGACTTCACCGAACCGACTCCCACGGATGGGTTCGAGTTGCCGGATGTCCCGGATATTCGTCGCGCTGCGGACGTGGTCACCACAGATGGGTTGATGGCCGAATTCCTGCAACGATGTGTGATCATTCCCGAACTCGGCGACGCGCAATCGCTATCTCAGCTGCTGCAGCAACTACCACCGGGAACACGGATCGTGACGCATCGCGGCGATGTGGTGGATGCGGGCACGCTCACCACCGGTGGCGATAACGAGCGCGGCGGGGCGAGCCGTATCGAGCTGATGGCGGAGCGAGAGCGCGCACTGCACGAACTTGCCGAGGTGGAAGGGCAGCTTGCGCGGGTGAGTGGCGAGCTCGCTGACGCACGCGGTGAATTACAGGTTGTGAAACAGCACGCCGCGGATGCGCTTGCCGCGCTGCGCGCGTTTGATACGGAGCTCGCGAACCGGCGCGAGATGCTGAACCGTGCCAAGAGCAAAGTGGAATCCGCTACCGCAGAACTCGCGCGCGCCGACAAATCCTTGGCGGCGGCGGTCGCGAATGTTGATGATGCGGCCGCGCGCGCCGATACCGCAAAGCACGAACTTGAGGTGCACCGTTCGCAGCCCCGCCCGATGTTGGATGCATCCCGTCGCGACGAGCTCGTTGCCGCGTTGGAAGGAGCGCGCGAAGCTGAGGTGGAGGCACGACTGCAGGTGGAAACACTGCGTGAACGGTTGCGTGCGGAACAGCTGCGGGCGCAGGACCTTCGTCGGCAGCGCGAGGCGGAGCAGGAAGCGGCTGAACTTGCGGCTCGCGAAACGGTGCTGCGGCGACGCGAACTGGAACGTACCCGCGAGATTCTGCAACGCATCCCGCCCCTTGCCGAAGCGATCGCGACCAGCGCGGAGCTCGCGCAACGTGAGTTGCATGAGCGCCAGCAGGAACGTGCACAGCAGGATGCACAATTGCGCACGCTGCGCGAACAGGAACAGGATCTGCGTACTCGGCTCACGAAAATCACCGAGGATGTGCACCACCTCGAGCTGCAGATCTACGAGCGCAAACTCCAGCTTTCGAATCTGTTGGAACGTGCTGCGAGCGAACTCTCTCTCACCGAAGCCGTACTGCTTGCCGAATATGGTCCGAGAGCGACCGTAAGCGATCGCGATGATGCGCCGGATGCGGATGCGGATGCGGATGCGGGCGAGCACGCGGATGCGCAGCCGGCACCGCAAGTCTTCGACCGCGAGGAGCAGGAGCGGCGCCTGGCGGCTGCTGAACGTGATCTGCAGCGTCTGGGCCGCGTCAACCCGCTCGCGCTGGAGGAGTTTGCGGCGCTGGAGCAACGGCACACATACCTCCAGGAACAACTGGACGACCTCACCCAAACGCGCGCCGATTTGGTGCGAATTGTCAACGATATTGATACCCGGATGCGGGAAGTGTTCGCTGCGGCGTTTGCCGATACGCGCGAGGCATTCCACGAGGTGTTTCCGGTGCTTTTTCCTGGCGGAAGTGGAGATATATCGCTTACGAACCCGGACGATATGCTCACCACCGGGATCGAGGTTGCCGTTAAACCTGCGGGGAAGAAGATTGACAAACTCTCGCTGCTGTCTGGCGGTGAGCGCTCGCTTGCTGCCGTTGCGCTGCTGGTTGCGATTTTTAAGGCGCGACCGAGCCCGTTCTACATCATGGATGAGGTCGAGGCAGCGCTGGACGACGCGAACCTCGGCCGACTCTTGGATGTGTTCGAGAACCTTCGCGACAGCAGTCAGCTGATTATCATCACGCACCAGAAACGGACAATGGAGATCGCGGATGCGCTATACGGGGTCTCGATGCATCGCGATGGTGTGTCCACTGTGGTGGGCCAGCGAGTGCGAGATCTCACCGCGGGAGAGTAG
- a CDS encoding ABC transporter permease has product MNAPLVLAVCAVMVGCSVLVLTSMRVSLRWEPLWAITRAALQLAALTLVLQMIVTSIMWVIVFLAVMLVVASFTAVRRIDPEAFRNDRTLAAVVVTAIAAGLIVAVSIAFLTGAVAFGTQYLLAIGGIVTGNLMAITTITGKRMREQLHDYRGEVEGWLALGAKPSLATIRLRREAVKLALIPSIDSAKTTGLVTLPGAFVGAVFAGASPVDAGLFQLIVLSCLQLGCSITAVIYAQLLANRTS; this is encoded by the coding sequence ATGAACGCACCGCTTGTGCTTGCCGTATGCGCAGTGATGGTGGGCTGTTCGGTGCTCGTGTTAACGAGTATGCGAGTCTCACTGCGCTGGGAACCGCTCTGGGCAATTACCCGCGCAGCCCTGCAGTTAGCAGCGTTGACGCTCGTGTTGCAGATGATCGTCACCAGCATCATGTGGGTGATTGTGTTTCTCGCAGTGATGCTCGTGGTGGCCAGTTTCACCGCGGTTCGACGCATCGACCCGGAGGCATTCCGCAATGACCGCACGCTCGCCGCGGTCGTGGTTACCGCTATCGCAGCCGGTTTGATCGTGGCAGTCAGCATCGCGTTTCTCACCGGAGCGGTCGCGTTCGGCACGCAGTACCTCTTGGCGATCGGGGGTATTGTCACTGGAAACCTGATGGCAATTACAACGATCACGGGTAAGCGGATGCGGGAACAGCTGCATGATTACCGCGGTGAGGTTGAGGGGTGGCTCGCACTCGGCGCAAAACCATCGTTGGCAACGATCCGCCTGCGACGCGAAGCGGTGAAACTCGCGCTCATTCCGAGTATCGACTCCGCGAAAACTACGGGACTCGTGACCCTTCCGGGCGCGTTTGTCGGTGCGGTATTCGCCGGTGCTTCACCAGTGGATGCGGGACTGTTCCAGCTGATCGTGCTCTCGTGCTTGCAACTGGGATGTTCGATTACCGCCGTGATTTACGCCCAGCTACTAGCGAATCGCACGAGCTGA